The Patescibacteria group bacterium genome segment AAAATTTGATGTTGATCAATTTCGAAGAGGTTTGGATGTCGAATTAGAGCATGGAACAGTTGACATGCATACAAATGTAACCAATGATGATGCTTTAATGACTGGAAAAATTGCTTTAGCACATTTGAATGAATTTCCAGATTATTATGATAGATTAAAAAACATGGAAAAAGAAGGAGAGGCTTATTGGGAAGGAAAGAGCTAGAATGTTCTATTGTTAACTTGTTAAATTGTTAAGGTTGATTTTATTTGAAAAATATGTTAGTTTGTCAGGCTGACTAATTAACATATTAAATATGGTAAAAATGGCTTTAAGCAAAATTAAAGAGCATAGTATAAAATTAAGAGATGAAGCATTAAAAAAAGTTAGCGGTTATATAGCCGCTGCTTTTGGTTTGATTGTTGGACTTGCTTGGAATGATGCGATTAAATCTTTAATTGATTATATTTTTCCGCAAAGAGATAATGTTTGGGCAAAATTTATTTATGCTGGAATATTGACTTTGATTATGGTAATAAGTGCAGTATTTTTAGTTAGATTGTTTAAGAAAGACAAGCAAGTTAAATAGTTAGACTTGTTAGATTAGTTAGACTAGTTAGGTTGGCTAAACTGGCTAGATAAGTTATAAATTTCTAAAGTTCATAAATCGATTGCTATGTTAGATAAAAAAATTGTTTTAAAAAGAGGACGAGAAAAGGCGATTTTGAATCGGCATCATTGGATTTTTTCTGGAGCAATCAAAAGCGCGCCTGAATTTGAAGATGGCGATATTTTGCCGGTTTTTAGTTTTGATAATAAATTTTTGGGTCAAGCATATTTTAATCGCAAAACATCAATCGCTGGAAGAATGTTAAGTTTTGCTCCTCCTTCGTCCTGCCTTCGCTGCGGCTACGGCAGACAGGCCTGCGGGACTTCGGAGGACAAGTGTGACGTTTTAAAGGTTATAGAAGAGAATGTGAAAAATGCGATTGAGTTAAGAAAAATTTTTTTTGATTTAAAAAATACTAATTCTTATCGTTTGATAAATTCGGAAGGTGATTTCTTGCCAGGACTGATAGTTGATAAATATAATGATGTATTGGTAATACAAATTGGGACTTTGGGAATGGAAAAGTTGAAAGCTAACATTATCAAAATTTTAGTCGCTGAATTAGATCCAGTTGGAATTTATGAAAAGTCTGACTCGCCTTCTAGATTGGAAGAAGGTTTGGAAAGTTTTGAAGGAAAAATATTTGGCACTGTCCCTGATGAAATTGAAATCCTAGAAAATGGAAATAAATTTTTGATTGAAGTAAAAAAAGGTCAAAAAACTGGATTCTATTTTGATCAGCGTGAAATGCGAAAATTAGTAGGAAATTTAGTTAAAAATAAAAAAGTTTTGAATTGTTTTTCTTATACTGGAGGATTTTCTGTTTATGCAATGAAAAGCAAAGCTTTAAAGGTCGATTCAATTGATATTTCGAAAGATTCTGTTTCATTGTTGGAGAAAAATTTTAAATTAAATAATTTAGATATAAAAAATAATAATTTTTTTGTTGGCGATGTTTTTGAATATTTGAGAAATGAAAAATTGGATTATGATTTTATTATTCTTGATCCTCCAGCTTTTTGTAAAACAAAAAATGAAATAGTCGATGCCTGCAGAGGTTATAAAGAAATAAATAGGCTAGCGATAGAAAAAATAAAACCAAAAAGTTTGATATTAACATGTTCATGTTCATATTTTGTTGATGAAAAATTATTTCAGCAAGTTATTTTTCAGGCGGCAGTTGACGCAAATCGAAAAGTTAGAATTATTCAGAAGCATCATTTGGCTCTTGATCATCCAATTAATATTTTTCATCCAGAAGGAAATTATTTGAAGAGTTTGTTATTATATATTGAATAGTTTTAAAGTTATAAAGTTTATAAAGTTCGTAAAGTATAAAAAAACCGGCTTTGCCGGATTCTTTATTCTTAATTCATTATTCTTGATTCTTGGACTATTTGGTTCTGTATAATGTTTTCATACATTTTGTGCAGACCTTTAGTTCTTCGCCTTTATAGTCCATTTTTTGCAAATTTAAATATTGCCTTCTTTTGTTGGCAATGTTAGAATGAGAACGTGAAACTGATTTTTTTGGTCCGCGTTTGCAGATATCGCAACGTTTTGCCATATGTTTTGAGTGATATAGTTAATTTGTATTTATAATAATAACAGAGTATTATTGTTTTGACAAGCGAATTTCGAATAACAAAATTCTAAATAACAAAATAACCCCATACCAAGTTTCTGAAATTTTTACTCATAGCATTAATTTTTGAATAAAATAGATCAATGTTATTGATAATGATTACAGAAACTAGATACGGGGCAGGCTAAATTACGAGTCGCCGATTATTTTTAATTAATTACTAAAATATGATAATCTCATTACTTTTGACTAACCCATTGATGTTTTTTGCGTGGGCAATTTCGATGATTATCGCGATTACTGTTCATGAATTTTCACATGCTTTAGCTGGAACATTGTTAGGCGATCAAACAGCAAAGATGCAAGGAAGATTAACTTTGAATCCTTTATCTCATATGGATATTTGGGGAACATTATTAATGCTTTTTGTTGGATTTGGTTGGGGAAAGCCAGTACCATTCAATCCATATAATCTAAAAAATCAAAGAATCGGACCGGTGATTGTCGCTATGGCAGGACCTTTTTCCAATTTAGTGATGGTTGTAATTTTTGTTTTGCTATTAAAATTTGTTTATCCTTTAACTGGATTGGGAGAGGGAAATGCTTTATTTGATTTCTTATACACTTTGATTTTGATTAATACATTGTTATTATCTTTCAATATAATTCCAATTCCGCCTTTGGATGGATCAAGAGTGTTATTTGCTTTGCTTCCGTCATCAGCAGAGAATATAAAAATGTTTTTGGATAAATATGGTTTCTTTATTCTGATTGGATTGTTATTAGTTGGAGGTAGTTTATTTTCAAGATATTTCTATTGGGTGATCGGGATTGTTGATAAGTTTTTGGCATAGACTGTTTATGAGAAAACAGAAAATAGGAAACAGTACGACATCGAACTGTTTTCTGTTTACTATTTTCTGCTTTCTAAGAAGAAGCATTGACAATCAAATTTTTATTTGATATTCTTTATGTATTATAAAAACTATGCCAACTATCAATCAATTAGTTAAACGAAATAGAAAATCTGGAAAAAGAAAATCTAAAGCACCTGCATTGCAGAGGGATTTTAATAAAATCAAAAAACGATATGTTATGCTTGAAGAAGGAAATCCTTTCAAAAGAGGTGTTTGTACAAAAGTTACAACTACTACTCCAAAAAAACCAAACTCTGCTTTGAGAAAAATCGCTAGAGTTAGATTAACAAATGGTATGGAAGTTACTGCATATATTCCTGGAGAAGGACATAATTTGCAAGAGCACTCAATTGTTATAGTTCGTGGTGGAAGAGTAAAAGATTTACCAGGTGTTAAATATCATATTGTTCGAGGAATTTTAGATACTGCTGGTGTTGAAGGCAGAATGCAACAAAGAAGTAAATACGGTGCAAAGAAAAGTGCTGGAGGCAAGAAAAAAGAAGCAGCTAAATAATCTTAAAGAATTTCTAATTTTTAATTTCTAATTTCTAATAAATTTCCAATTTCTAATTTCTAATGAATAACTTGTTTGAAAATTAATTCATTAAAAATTTAATAAAAATTGAAAATTAGGAATTAGAAATTGCAGTTAATTTATGGCAAGACGCAAAAGACAATATAAAAGAGAATTAAAGCCAGATCCAAAATATGGTAATTTGGTTGTCTCGAAATTTATAAATAGCATAATGGAAAGAGGCAAAAAAGGTGCAGCTAGAAAAACAATTTATAATACATTAGGTTTTATTTCTACTAAATTAAAAAAAGATCCTATTGAAATTTTTGATTTAGCTTTGAAAAATGTAGCTCCAGATTTGGAAATCAAAGGTAGAAGAATTGGTGGCGCTAACTATCAGATTCCTTATGAAGTAAGAGGTGATAGAAAACAAACTTTAGCTTTTAGATGGATTATTGAAGCTGCTAAAGCTAAAAAAGGTCAGCCAATGTCTATTAGATTAGCAACTGAAATAATTGATGCTTCAAAAAATCAAGGATCTGCTGTTAGAAAGAAAGAAGATTCTCATAGAATGGCAAGAGCAAACAAAGCTTTTGCACATTTTGCAAGATAAAAATACGAATATCCACCTTCGTCCTGCCTTCGCTTCGGCTATGGCAGACAAGCCTGCGGGACTTCGGTGGACAAGTACGAATAATGCAAATGATACGAATTGCGAATACTGCAAATTCGAAATTTATATCATTTGCATTATTTTTTTTGTTTAATTTTTATTGTGCATAAGATTGTTGCACTATTTTTATTTAATGATATATTATATTTAACTAGACAGATGCAGGTCGACTGTCAATAAACTATTTAAAACAAAATAATTAATTAACAAAAAATTATGAAGAAAATTTTTGCTTTTCTTACAGTTTGCGCACTTACATTAGGAGCAAATATTGCTTTCGCGCAAAATGATTTAGATTTTAATTTTACAACAACATCAACATTGAATGAAAGCGATGCGGAAGCATTAGCAGGATTAGGAATGGGAATGGGTGTTTTTGGAATCATTGTTGCTATCATTGGTGGATTAATTGGATTGTTTTTCTTGATCTTCTGGATTATGATGTTAGTTGATTGTATTAAAAGAGAATTCCCAAATAGAGGCGTATGGTTGGCTGTTTTGATTATTACATTCTTTATTGGATGGTCATGGTTAGCATCAATCTTATATTATTTCATGGTAAAGAAAAAAAATGTTGGAACAATGAAAGGCGGATCTTCAACTCCTGCTGCTCCAGCTGCACCGAAACAATAGTCATGAGTTTATAGAATATTACATATTTGCAAGGCTCCAATTAATTTTGGAGCCTTTTGATTTTATAATGAAGTTATTGAGTTATAAAGTTATAAAGTCCATAAAGTTTATAAAGTCTGACGTGTTGGTTTTGCGGAGAGATTCTACCCCCCCATGGGAGGGGTTTCGTAGTTGATGATGAGGGCATGTTTTTATTGTAAATTGTTTACTACGAATCCCTATCTTGGAAAGGTTAGAGGGTTTGGGCTTGCAAGATTTTTATTTTTTGTTTATACTATTTTAGATTTCTTTGACTAGAAGAGGAGGAAGAAATGAGCACTTTAAAAAATTTTATTTTTTTGTTTATTGGAGGGAGTTTGTGTTTTATGGGTTATACTTTTTTTGTGAGTAATTTGAACATATTCCAGAGAATAATAGGTTTTTTACTTCTAACAATTTTTGTATTTATTTTTGTGAAAATAACAAGGTATGAATATAGAAGTTCGAATTTTGTTAAAAATGTGCAAACTTTTGTTACAGGGAAAAAGCATTTTTGGAATTATTGTGAATGCCATAAAAATGAGATTAGTGAAACGGCAAAATTATTGTTTGTATCAAGTATAGTAATTGGAATTTTTGATTTGTTTCTTTCTTTGTATATTTCTATTAACTATGACATTATTGATGGATTATTTTTCTTCTTTTTATGTATGTTAATTGTTATGATTTTTGGAGTAAGTGCTGAATATGTAAGAAGATCAGATCAGAAATATGCACATTTGAAAGATGAGAATCAAAAATTGCTGAAGCGGAAAGCAATTATTAAAGTTATTCATATTAATCCTGTTCAAGCAGGTCCTAATTTTGGCAGATATTTTTCAATTCACAATAAAAGAAATGAAAAAGATTATGGTCCTAATTGAAGTTCTTTGTCTAGACTGTATTATCAGTCTTTTTTTATGCCAAAAATTTTACATAAATTTCTGACAAATTTGAAACGGATAACATAGATAGCTCTTGCAATAATTTTATTTTGTAGTTATAATACGAGCATTGAGTTGGACTTAAGTGTTTTTAATTTTTATTTAACTTTTTAATTTTTTAACATGCCTAGAGAGTATTCATTAGAGAAAACAAGGAATATCGGAATTATTGCTCACATTGATGCTGGTAAAACAACTATTACTGAGCGTATTTTATTTTTTACTGGAATTTCACACAAAATTGGTGAAGTACATGAAGGTGCTGCAATCATGGATTGGATGGAACAAGAACAAGAAAGAGGAATTACAATTACTTCAGCAGCAACAACTTGTTTTTGGTCTCCAATTTGGAAAAAAGAACAAGATAAACATCGCATCAATATCATTGATACTCCTGGACACGTTGATTTTACTGTAGAAGTTGAAAGATCGTTGCGTGTTTTGGATGGAGCTGTTGTTGTTTTTGACGGCAAGATGGGTGTTGAGCCTCAATCAGAAACTGTTTGGCATCAAGCTGATAAATACCATGTTCCTAGAATTTGTTTTTTGAATAAGATCAATTTAGTTGGTGGCGATTTTTATAGAAGTTTAGATTCAATTCATAGCAGACTATCAAAAAATGCTCATCCAGTGATGTTGCCAATTGGTTCTGGTGAAGATATAAAAGGTGCTGTCGATCTTATAATGATGAAAGCATATTTTAATGTTGAAGGAAAAGAAGAAGGCATGGAATTATCTGAACCTTCAGAAATTCCTGCTGACATGAAAGAAAAATGCGAAAAATATCGTGCAGAATTAATTGAAAAAATTGTTGAAGCAGATGACAAGTTAATGGAAAAATATTTAGAAGGAGCTGAATTGACTGAAGAAGAAATAAGAGCAGCTTTAAGAAAAGCGACTTTAACTGGTAAGTTTTTTCCAGTTTTGGGTGGTGATGGTAGAAAAGCAATTATTAAAAAAGTATTGGATTATGTTATTGATTGTTTGCCAAGTCCTTTGGATGTACCAGCAATAGTTGCTTTTGATCCAGAAGATGAAACAAAAAAAATAGAAAGAAAAGTTTCTGATACAGAACCATTTACGGCTTTGGCGTTTAAAGTTGCAACTGATCCATTTGTAGGAAAATTAGTTTATTTTAGAGTTTATGCTGGAACTTTGACAGCTGGTTCTTACATTTTGAATTCATCAACTGACAATAAAGAAAGAGTTGGTAGAATTGTTCGTATGCATGCAAATAAAAGAGAAGAAGTAGAAGAAGTTTATGCTGGAGATATTGCAGCAATTGTTGGTTTGAAAGGAACAACTACTGGTGATACTTTATGTGATATGGAACATCCTGTAATGTTGGAAAAAATTACTTTTCCTGAACCAGTTATTTCTATTGCAATTGAGCCAAAAACAAAAGCTGATCAAGAAAAAATGTCTATGGCTTTGCGTGCTTTGTCTGAAGAAGATCCAACATTTAAAGTTCATACAGACGAAGAAACGATGCAAACAATTATTTCTGGTATGGGTGAATTGCACTTGGATGTTTTAGTTGATAGAATGAAAAGAGAATTTAAAGTTGAAGCTAATATTGGAAATCCTCAAGTTGCTTATAAAGAAACTATTTTGGGTACTGCTGAAGCTGAAGGAAAATATATTAGACAATCAGGAGGTCATGGACAATATGGACATGTATGGTTAAGACTAGAGCCAAATGAAAGAAATAAAGGCTTCGAATTTATTAACGAAATTAAAGGTGGCGTAATTCCTCAAGAATTTATTCCAGCTGTTGGCAAAGGTTGTAAAGAAGCTTTGACTGAAGGCGTTATTGCTTCCTATCCAGTAATTGATATTAAGGCAACATTATATGATGGATCTTTCCATGATGTTGATTCCTCTGAAGCTGCTTTCAAAATTGCTGCATCTATGGCAATGAAAGAAGGCGAGAGAAGAGCAAAACCAATTTTACTTGAACCAATAATGAAAATTGAAGCAATGATGCCAGCTGAATTTATGGGTGATATTGTTGGAGATTTAAATTCAAAAAGAGCTCAAATTCAAAATATGGAAGACAGAGATAATTTAAAAATTATTTCTGCTATGGTTCCATTGGCTTCGATGTTTGGATATGTAACAACAATTAGATCTATTACTTCTGGTCGTGGAAATTTCGTGATGGAATTTGATCATTATGAACAAGTTCCAAAAAATGTTGAATTGCAAATAGTCGAGGGACGTGTTGGTAAAAAATAATTGTAAAATTAGTAAAATTGATAAAATTAATAATTGAGTTTGTTAGATAAGTTAGATTTGTTAGATAAGTTAGATTTGTTAGACTAGTTATAAATTCTTTAGGTCAGAAAATAAATCGTAATTAGCAAATATAATTTAAAATAAAAATATGACAATCAATGTTTTAGATCCAAAAGAATTCCCATCAATTTTAAGATTGTTAAAATCTACTGGTGGAAAATATATTATTGTTGAAGATGGAAAACCTTCTTTTGCTTTGATGTCAATTTCTGAATACGAAAAGTTATTAAATGATAAAGAAAAGACTGAAAAAAATTCTTCAAGCAAAGCTTTGATTGATAAAATAAATTCGGATATTGCTAATTGGAAATTAGAGAATGAAGAAGAGGATAATGATGAAGAAGAAGATTATTCAGAATATATCCCAAAGAAAAATTGGGTAGAAGATAAGCAATGCATTGATTATGAAGCGCTAAAAGAAAATAGTCAGAAAAATGATTTAGTGAATGAAGATTTGAGCTATTATTATGATGTTGATGAAGAACAAGAA includes the following:
- the rpsL gene encoding 30S ribosomal protein S12 gives rise to the protein MPTINQLVKRNRKSGKRKSKAPALQRDFNKIKKRYVMLEEGNPFKRGVCTKVTTTTPKKPNSALRKIARVRLTNGMEVTAYIPGEGHNLQEHSIVIVRGGRVKDLPGVKYHIVRGILDTAGVEGRMQQRSKYGAKKSAGGKKKEAAK
- a CDS encoding class I SAM-dependent rRNA methyltransferase, with amino-acid sequence MLDKKIVLKRGREKAILNRHHWIFSGAIKSAPEFEDGDILPVFSFDNKFLGQAYFNRKTSIAGRMLSFAPPSSCLRCGYGRQACGTSEDKCDVLKVIEENVKNAIELRKIFFDLKNTNSYRLINSEGDFLPGLIVDKYNDVLVIQIGTLGMEKLKANIIKILVAELDPVGIYEKSDSPSRLEEGLESFEGKIFGTVPDEIEILENGNKFLIEVKKGQKTGFYFDQREMRKLVGNLVKNKKVLNCFSYTGGFSVYAMKSKALKVDSIDISKDSVSLLEKNFKLNNLDIKNNNFFVGDVFEYLRNEKLDYDFIILDPPAFCKTKNEIVDACRGYKEINRLAIEKIKPKSLILTCSCSYFVDEKLFQQVIFQAAVDANRKVRIIQKHHLALDHPINIFHPEGNYLKSLLLYIE
- a CDS encoding site-2 protease family protein, which encodes MIISLLLTNPLMFFAWAISMIIAITVHEFSHALAGTLLGDQTAKMQGRLTLNPLSHMDIWGTLLMLFVGFGWGKPVPFNPYNLKNQRIGPVIVAMAGPFSNLVMVVIFVLLLKFVYPLTGLGEGNALFDFLYTLILINTLLLSFNIIPIPPLDGSRVLFALLPSSAENIKMFLDKYGFFILIGLLLVGGSLFSRYFYWVIGIVDKFLA
- the fusA gene encoding elongation factor G translates to MPREYSLEKTRNIGIIAHIDAGKTTITERILFFTGISHKIGEVHEGAAIMDWMEQEQERGITITSAATTCFWSPIWKKEQDKHRINIIDTPGHVDFTVEVERSLRVLDGAVVVFDGKMGVEPQSETVWHQADKYHVPRICFLNKINLVGGDFYRSLDSIHSRLSKNAHPVMLPIGSGEDIKGAVDLIMMKAYFNVEGKEEGMELSEPSEIPADMKEKCEKYRAELIEKIVEADDKLMEKYLEGAELTEEEIRAALRKATLTGKFFPVLGGDGRKAIIKKVLDYVIDCLPSPLDVPAIVAFDPEDETKKIERKVSDTEPFTALAFKVATDPFVGKLVYFRVYAGTLTAGSYILNSSTDNKERVGRIVRMHANKREEVEEVYAGDIAAIVGLKGTTTGDTLCDMEHPVMLEKITFPEPVISIAIEPKTKADQEKMSMALRALSEEDPTFKVHTDEETMQTIISGMGELHLDVLVDRMKREFKVEANIGNPQVAYKETILGTAEAEGKYIRQSGGHGQYGHVWLRLEPNERNKGFEFINEIKGGVIPQEFIPAVGKGCKEALTEGVIASYPVIDIKATLYDGSFHDVDSSEAAFKIAASMAMKEGERRAKPILLEPIMKIEAMMPAEFMGDIVGDLNSKRAQIQNMEDRDNLKIISAMVPLASMFGYVTTIRSITSGRGNFVMEFDHYEQVPKNVELQIVEGRVGKK
- the rpsG gene encoding 30S ribosomal protein S7, encoding MARRKRQYKRELKPDPKYGNLVVSKFINSIMERGKKGAARKTIYNTLGFISTKLKKDPIEIFDLALKNVAPDLEIKGRRIGGANYQIPYEVRGDRKQTLAFRWIIEAAKAKKGQPMSIRLATEIIDASKNQGSAVRKKEDSHRMARANKAFAHFAR
- a CDS encoding DUF5661 family protein, with protein sequence MSKQNFTVEEAKQIGEQLEIDWTKFDVDQFRRGLDVELEHGTVDMHTNVTNDDALMTGKIALAHLNEFPDYYDRLKNMEKEGEAYWEGKS
- a CDS encoding L28 family ribosomal protein, whose protein sequence is MAKRCDICKRGPKKSVSRSHSNIANKRRQYLNLQKMDYKGEELKVCTKCMKTLYRTK
- a CDS encoding DUF5654 family protein, whose protein sequence is MVKMALSKIKEHSIKLRDEALKKVSGYIAAAFGLIVGLAWNDAIKSLIDYIFPQRDNVWAKFIYAGILTLIMVISAVFLVRLFKKDKQVK